The following are encoded in a window of Choloepus didactylus isolate mChoDid1 chromosome 17, mChoDid1.pri, whole genome shotgun sequence genomic DNA:
- the SIX2 gene encoding homeobox protein SIX2, giving the protein MSMLPTFGFTQEQVACVCEVLQQGGNIERLGRFLWSLPACEHLHKNESVLKAKAVVAFHRGNFRELYKILESHQFSPHNHAKLQQLWLKAHYIEAEKLRGRPLGAVGKYRVRRKFPLPRSIWDGEETSYCFKEKSRSVLREWYAHNPYPSPREKRELAEATGLTTTQVSNWFKNRRQRDRAAEAKERENSENSNSNSHNPLASSLNGSGKSVLGSSEDEKTPSGTPDHSSSSPALLLSPPPPPGLPSLHSLGHPPGPSAVPVPVPVPVPGGGGADSLQHHHGLQDSILNPMSANLVDLGS; this is encoded by the exons ATGTCCATGCTGCCCACCTTCGGCTTCACGCAGGAGCAAGTGGCGTGCGTGTGCGAAGTGCTGCAGCAGGGCGGCAACATCGAGCGGCTGGGCCGTTTCCTGTGGTCGCTGCCCGCCTGCGAGCACCTCCACAAGAATGAAAGCGTGCTCAAGGCCAAGGCCGTGGTGGCCTTCCACCGCGGCAACTTCCGGGAGCTCTACAAGATCCTGGAGAGCCACCAGTTCTCGCCGCACAACCACGCCAAGCTGCAGCAGCTGTGGCTCAAGGCGCACTACATCGAGGCCGAGAAGCTGCGCGGCCGGCCCCTGGGCGCCGTGGGCAAATACCGCGTGCGCCGCAAGTTCCCGCTGCCGCGCTCCATCTGGGACGGCGAGGAGACCAGCTACTGTTTCAAGGAAAAGAGTCGCAGCGTGCTGCGCGAGTGGTATGCGCACAATCCCTACCCCTCACCCCGCGAGAAGCGCGAGCTGGCCGAGGCCACCGGCCTCACCACCACGCAGGTCAGCAACTGGTTCAAGAACCGGCGGCAGCGCGATCGAGCTGCCGAAGCCAAGGAAAG GGAGAACAGCGAGAACTCCAACTCCAACAGCCACAACCCACTGGCTTCGTCGCTAAACGGCAGCGGCAAGTCGGTGTTAGGCAGCTCAGAGGACGAGAAGACGCCGTCGGGGACGCCAGACCACTCATCATCCAGCCCCGCGCTGCTGCTCAGCCCACCGCCGCCACCTGGGTTGCCGTCCCTGCACAGCCTGGGCCACCCTCCGGGCCCCAGTGCCGTGCCTGTGCCCGTGCCCGTGCCCGTGCCGGGTGGAGGCGGCGCGGATTCACTGCAGCACCACCACGGCCTGCAGGACTCCATCCTCAACCCCATGTCGGCCAACCTCGTGGACCTGGGCTCCTAG